A window of the Bacteroides thetaiotaomicron VPI-5482 genome harbors these coding sequences:
- the recG gene encoding ATP-dependent DNA helicase RecG: MFDLTTRDIKFISGVGPQKAAVLNKELEIYSLYDLIYYFPYKYVDRSRIYYIHEIDGNMPYIQLKGEILGFETIGEGRQRRLTAHFSDGTGIVDLVWFQGIKYILGKYKLHEEYIIFGKPTVFNGRINVAHPDIDKPDDLKLSSVGLQPYYNTTEKMKRSFLNSHAIEKMMATVIQQIQEPLPETLSPKILSDHHLMPLTEALRNIHFPTNPDSLRRAQYRLKFEELFYVQLNILCYAKDRQRRYRGYIFERVGDVFNTFYSQNLPFQLTGAQKRVLKEIRNDVGSGRQMNRLLQGDVGSGKTLVALMSMLLALDNGFQACMMAPTEILANQHYETIKELLFGMDIRVELLTGSIKGKKREAILTGLLTGDVKILIGTHAVIEDTVNFSSLGLVVIDEQHRFGVAQRARLWTKNIQPPHVLVMTATPIPRTLAMTLYGDLDVSVIDELPPGRKPITTIHQFDNRRESMYRAVRKQIEEGRQVYIVYPLIKESEKIDLKNLEEGYQHILEEFPGCTVAKVHGKMKSAEKDEQMQLFISGQAQIMVATTVIEVGVNVPNASVMIIENAERFGLSQLHQLRGRVGRGAEQSYCILVTNYKLTEDTRKRLEIMVRTNDGFEIAEADLKLRGPGDLEGTQQSGIAFDLKIANLARDGQLLQYVRSIAEDIVDNDPSAQSPENEILWRQLKSLRKTNVNWAAIS; this comes from the coding sequence ATGTTCGATTTAACCACACGCGACATCAAATTTATCTCCGGTGTAGGGCCTCAGAAGGCCGCAGTATTGAACAAGGAGTTGGAAATCTACTCGTTGTACGATCTGATTTATTATTTTCCTTATAAATATGTTGACCGGAGCCGCATCTATTACATTCACGAAATAGATGGCAATATGCCGTATATCCAGCTGAAAGGAGAGATTCTCGGCTTCGAGACGATAGGCGAAGGGCGGCAACGGCGGCTGACGGCCCATTTCTCCGACGGTACGGGAATCGTCGACCTGGTGTGGTTTCAAGGTATCAAATATATATTAGGCAAGTATAAACTTCACGAAGAATACATCATCTTCGGTAAGCCTACCGTGTTTAACGGGCGTATCAATGTGGCGCATCCCGACATCGACAAGCCGGATGATCTGAAACTTTCTTCCGTCGGACTGCAACCTTATTATAATACGACGGAGAAAATGAAACGGAGCTTTCTCAATTCGCATGCGATTGAGAAGATGATGGCTACGGTGATCCAGCAGATACAGGAACCGCTGCCGGAAACGCTTTCTCCCAAAATCCTGTCGGACCATCATCTGATGCCTCTGACAGAGGCACTCCGGAATATCCATTTCCCGACGAATCCCGATTCGCTGCGCAGGGCTCAGTATCGTCTTAAATTCGAAGAACTGTTCTACGTGCAGTTGAATATCCTCTGCTATGCGAAGGACCGCCAAAGACGATATCGTGGATATATCTTTGAACGGGTAGGGGATGTTTTCAATACTTTCTATTCGCAGAACCTTCCTTTCCAGTTGACGGGTGCACAGAAACGGGTACTGAAAGAAATAAGGAATGATGTGGGAAGCGGCCGGCAGATGAACCGTCTGCTTCAAGGAGACGTGGGTAGTGGTAAAACCCTGGTAGCATTGATGAGCATGCTGCTTGCACTGGACAACGGTTTTCAAGCGTGCATGATGGCTCCCACCGAAATTTTGGCGAACCAGCATTACGAGACAATCAAGGAACTGCTTTTCGGTATGGATATCCGTGTCGAACTGCTGACCGGATCTATCAAAGGAAAGAAGAGGGAAGCGATCCTGACCGGACTGCTGACGGGAGACGTGAAAATCCTGATAGGTACGCACGCGGTCATTGAAGACACGGTGAACTTCTCTTCTTTGGGACTGGTCGTTATTGACGAACAACACCGCTTCGGAGTGGCACAGCGTGCCCGCCTCTGGACGAAAAATATACAGCCGCCTCACGTGCTGGTGATGACCGCCACACCTATTCCGCGTACACTGGCGATGACGTTGTATGGCGATCTGGATGTTTCTGTCATTGACGAGCTGCCGCCGGGACGGAAACCGATAACCACCATTCATCAGTTTGACAACCGTCGGGAAAGTATGTACCGCGCCGTACGCAAGCAGATAGAAGAAGGACGGCAGGTGTACATCGTCTATCCTTTAATAAAGGAAAGCGAGAAGATCGACCTCAAGAACCTGGAAGAAGGTTACCAGCATATCTTGGAAGAGTTTCCCGGCTGTACCGTTGCCAAAGTTCACGGCAAGATGAAGTCTGCGGAGAAAGATGAGCAGATGCAGCTCTTTATTTCCGGACAAGCTCAGATTATGGTTGCCACTACCGTCATCGAAGTCGGGGTGAATGTCCCCAATGCTTCTGTGATGATCATTGAGAATGCCGAACGCTTCGGACTTTCGCAACTCCATCAGTTGCGCGGTCGGGTGGGACGTGGCGCTGAACAGTCTTATTGTATCCTTGTGACGAACTACAAACTGACTGAAGACACGCGGAAACGGCTGGAAATAATGGTGCGCACCAATGACGGCTTTGAAATAGCGGAAGCGGACTTGAAACTGCGTGGTCCCGGTGATTTGGAGGGGACGCAGCAAAGCGGCATTGCCTTCGATCTGAAGATTGCGAACCTTGCCCGTGACGGTCAGCTGTTGCAGTACGTCCGTTCGATAGCCGAAGATATCGTAGATAACGACCCGTCGGCCCAAAGTCCGGAGAACGAGATTCTGTGGCGGCAACTGAAATCTCTCCGGAAAACGAATGTTAACTGGGCGGCTATAAGTTGA
- a CDS encoding DUF5034 domain-containing protein has product MKKHLTQLLLSLLFLVVTAMTCDEQDLAEPIDISCILKEVELYHWDNAGEKPKEALDNKVLKEAYMMEIRLLTDAGEKDPESYDTDHYLRHVLSDGIKKIQIFTETAFNEEFPAGAEVTSCFYDYPKTFVKDQQTDYTVNGGVISMIDEVNKIYKALLTIPQSGGEFRFRVVLTMESGETVERLSDPVTFY; this is encoded by the coding sequence ATGAAAAAGCACTTGACTCAGCTACTACTATCATTACTGTTTCTGGTGGTGACAGCCATGACTTGCGATGAACAGGATTTGGCTGAACCGATAGACATCTCCTGCATTTTGAAAGAAGTGGAGTTATATCATTGGGATAATGCAGGTGAGAAACCTAAGGAGGCTCTTGATAACAAAGTTCTCAAAGAAGCTTATATGATGGAGATTCGTTTGCTGACAGATGCGGGGGAAAAAGATCCGGAATCTTATGACACCGATCATTATCTTCGCCATGTATTATCGGATGGCATCAAAAAGATTCAGATATTTACGGAAACAGCTTTTAATGAAGAATTTCCCGCAGGAGCAGAAGTCACTTCCTGCTTTTATGACTATCCAAAGACGTTTGTTAAAGATCAGCAGACAGATTATACTGTTAATGGAGGGGTTATATCCATGATAGATGAAGTAAACAAGATATATAAGGCGTTATTGACCATTCCCCAATCAGGCGGAGAGTTCCGTTTTCGTGTAGTGCTGACAATGGAAAGCGGTGAAACGGTTGAACGGCTGAGCGATCCGGTTACTTTCTATTAA
- a CDS encoding tyrosine-type DNA invertase cluster 3b — MKQKRAKIGFTGCAKAYIRSLQEEGRYSTAHVYKNAVLSFTRFHGSTYIAFEQITRESLRRYGQYLYDCKLKLNTISTYMRMLRCIYNRGVEAGIARFIPRLFRDVYTGVDVRQKKAMPVKELHTLLYKTPQSKHLRRTQEIARLMFQFCGMPFADFAHLEKSALAQGVLRYNRIKTGTSVSLEVLESSLPTISKLRNNDPVREDGTNYLFSILRGNKSPKGESMYKEYQSALRRFNNQLKSLSRELHLKSAVTSYTIRHSWATNAKYQGIPIEMISESLGHKSIKTTQIYLKGFELEKRTEANRLNCFYVENCNN, encoded by the coding sequence ATGAAACAGAAAAGAGCTAAAATTGGATTTACCGGATGTGCCAAAGCGTATATCCGGAGTTTGCAGGAAGAAGGGCGCTATTCTACGGCACATGTGTATAAGAATGCGGTTCTTTCATTTACGAGATTTCATGGCAGTACGTATATTGCATTCGAGCAGATCACTCGCGAGTCTTTGCGACGTTACGGACAATACCTGTACGATTGCAAACTGAAACTCAATACGATCTCTACCTATATGCGAATGCTGCGCTGTATTTACAATCGTGGTGTGGAAGCTGGTATCGCCCGTTTTATCCCCCGATTGTTTCGTGATGTATATACCGGTGTGGATGTCCGGCAGAAAAAGGCAATGCCCGTAAAGGAACTGCATACACTTCTTTATAAAACACCCCAGTCTAAGCACTTGCGGCGTACTCAGGAGATTGCCCGACTGATGTTCCAGTTCTGCGGAATGCCTTTTGCGGATTTTGCGCATTTGGAAAAGTCGGCATTGGCACAAGGGGTATTGAGATATAACCGTATCAAGACAGGCACTTCTGTAAGTCTTGAGGTGCTGGAGTCATCTCTGCCCACGATCAGTAAACTTCGCAATAATGACCCTGTTCGGGAAGATGGAACGAATTATTTATTCAGTATTCTGAGAGGGAATAAAAGCCCAAAAGGTGAAAGCATGTATAAAGAATACCAGTCGGCGCTTCGTCGGTTCAATAATCAGCTGAAAAGTCTTTCAAGGGAACTTCACTTAAAGTCGGCTGTCACCTCATATACCATCCGCCATTCTTGGGCAACGAATGCCAAATACCAGGGTATACCTATTGAAATGATCAGTGAATCATTGGGACACAAATCTATTAAGACGACTCAAATCTACCTGAAAGGTTTTGAACTAGAAAAGAGAACAGAAGCAAATCGGTTGAATTGTTTTTACGTTGAAAACTGCAATAATTAG
- a CDS encoding 2-C-methyl-D-erythritol 4-phosphate cytidylyltransferase produces MKQSVIIVAGGKGLRMGSDLPKQFLPVGGKPVLMHTLEAFRKYDAMLQIILVLPREQQDFWKQLCEEHHFSVEHLVADGGETRFHSVKNGLALVQAPGLVGVHDGVRPFVTLEVIRRCYELAEQHKAVIPVVDVVETLRHLTDAGSETVSRTEYKLVQTPQVFEVELLKQAYGQEFTPFFTDDASVVEAMGVPVHLAEGNRENIKITTPFDLKIGSALL; encoded by the coding sequence ATGAAACAATCTGTGATTATTGTCGCCGGTGGAAAGGGCTTGCGAATGGGAAGCGATCTTCCCAAACAATTTCTTCCTGTCGGTGGCAAACCTGTGCTGATGCATACGCTGGAAGCATTCCGCAAGTACGATGCGATGCTTCAGATTATTCTGGTACTTCCCCGTGAACAGCAGGACTTCTGGAAACAGCTTTGCGAAGAACATCATTTTTCGGTGGAACATCTTGTGGCAGATGGCGGCGAGACCCGTTTTCATTCGGTGAAGAACGGGCTGGCACTTGTGCAGGCTCCCGGTCTGGTAGGAGTGCACGACGGAGTTCGTCCGTTTGTAACCCTTGAAGTGATTCGCCGGTGTTACGAGCTGGCGGAACAGCATAAAGCTGTGATTCCGGTGGTGGATGTAGTCGAAACGCTGCGCCATCTGACGGATGCCGGAAGCGAAACGGTGAGCCGTACTGAATATAAGTTAGTGCAGACTCCTCAGGTTTTTGAGGTGGAGCTGCTGAAACAGGCTTATGGACAGGAGTTTACTCCGTTCTTTACGGACGATGCTTCGGTGGTCGAAGCAATGGGCGTACCCGTACATCTGGCAGAAGGTAATCGTGAAAACATAAAAATAACAACTCCCTTTGACCTGAAGATCGGGAGTGCTCTCTTGTAA
- a CDS encoding MotA/TolQ/ExbB proton channel family protein, which produces MNVLMLLAQGAMNMADSLATANPVLTPVSAPEMNMLDMAIKGGWIMIVLGVLSVVCFYILFERNYMIRKAGKEDPMFMERIKDYIHSGEIKAAIQYCRTMNTPSARMIEKGISRLGRPINDVQVAIENVGNLEVAKLEKGLTVMATISGGAPMLGFLGTVTGMVRAFYEMANAGSGNIDITLLSGGIYEAMITTVGGLIVGIIAMFAYNYLVMLVDRVVNKMEARTMEFMDLLNEPAQK; this is translated from the coding sequence ATGAATGTATTGATGTTATTGGCCCAGGGTGCCATGAATATGGCCGACTCGCTGGCAACTGCCAACCCGGTGCTGACTCCGGTCAGCGCTCCCGAGATGAATATGCTTGATATGGCTATCAAGGGTGGTTGGATTATGATTGTACTGGGTGTACTGTCTGTAGTCTGTTTCTACATCTTATTTGAACGTAACTATATGATCCGTAAAGCGGGAAAAGAAGACCCGATGTTCATGGAACGGATCAAGGATTATATCCATAGCGGTGAAATCAAAGCGGCTATCCAGTATTGCCGCACGATGAACACTCCTTCGGCACGCATGATTGAAAAAGGAATCAGCCGTCTGGGACGTCCCATCAACGATGTGCAGGTTGCCATTGAAAATGTCGGTAATCTGGAAGTAGCCAAACTGGAAAAAGGCCTGACCGTCATGGCAACAATCTCCGGTGGTGCTCCGATGCTCGGATTCCTCGGTACGGTGACCGGTATGGTACGCGCATTCTACGAAATGGCGAATGCGGGAAGCGGAAACATCGATATAACCTTGCTTTCCGGCGGTATCTACGAAGCCATGATCACCACCGTAGGCGGTCTGATCGTGGGTATCATTGCCATGTTTGCTTACAACTACCTGGTGATGCTGGTAGACCGTGTAGTAAACAAAATGGAAGCTCGTACGATGGAATTTATGGATCTCTTGAACGAGCCTGCCCAAAAGTAA
- a CDS encoding ExbD/TolR family protein codes for MGLKRRNRVSPNFSMASMTDVIFLLLIFFMITSTVVSPNAIKVLLPQGKQQTSAKPLTRVVIDKDLNFYAAFGNEKEKPLSLDELTPFLQGCAEKEPEMYVALYADESVPYREIVRVLNIANENHFKMVLATRPPENK; via the coding sequence GTGGGATTAAAAAGAAGAAATAGAGTATCGCCCAATTTCAGTATGGCATCCATGACGGACGTCATCTTCCTGCTGCTGATATTCTTTATGATTACCTCTACGGTGGTGTCGCCCAATGCCATAAAGGTGTTGTTGCCGCAAGGCAAACAGCAGACTTCGGCCAAACCGCTGACAAGAGTCGTGATCGATAAAGACCTGAACTTCTACGCTGCTTTCGGCAATGAGAAGGAAAAGCCGCTGTCGTTGGACGAACTGACTCCGTTCCTGCAAGGTTGCGCGGAGAAAGAACCGGAGATGTATGTGGCATTGTATGCAGATGAGTCGGTGCCTTACCGTGAAATCGTGCGGGTGCTGAACATTGCGAATGAGAATCATTTTAAAATGGTGCTGGCTACACGCCCGCCGGAAAACAAATAA
- the mdh gene encoding malate dehydrogenase, with protein sequence MSKVTVVGAGNVGATCANVLAFNEVADEVVMLDVKEGVSEGKAMDMMQTAQLLGFDTTVVGCTNDYAQTANSDVVVITSGIPRKPGMTREELIGVNAGIVKSVAENILKYSPNAILVVISNPMDTMTYLSLKALGLPKNRIIGMGGALDSSRFKYFLSQALGCNANEVEGMVIGGHGDTTMIPLTRFATYKGMPVTNFISEEKLNEVAAATMVGGATLTKLLGTSAWYAPGAAGAFVVESILHDQKKMIPCSVYLEGEYGESDICIGVPVILGKNGIEKIVELDLNADEKAKFAASAKAVHGTNAALKEVGAL encoded by the coding sequence ATGTCAAAAGTAACCGTAGTAGGCGCAGGTAACGTAGGTGCTACATGTGCAAATGTACTTGCTTTCAATGAAGTAGCAGACGAAGTAGTAATGCTGGACGTTAAAGAAGGCGTTTCAGAAGGTAAAGCAATGGATATGATGCAGACAGCTCAACTGTTGGGTTTCGACACAACTGTAGTAGGCTGCACTAACGACTATGCTCAGACTGCTAACTCTGACGTTGTTGTAATTACTTCAGGTATTCCTCGTAAACCGGGTATGACTCGCGAAGAACTGATCGGTGTAAACGCTGGTATCGTTAAATCAGTGGCAGAAAACATCTTGAAATATTCTCCCAATGCAATCCTTGTTGTTATCTCTAACCCGATGGATACAATGACTTACCTGTCATTGAAAGCTCTGGGCTTGCCGAAGAACCGCATCATCGGTATGGGTGGCGCACTGGACAGCTCTCGTTTCAAATATTTCTTGTCTCAGGCTTTGGGCTGCAACGCCAACGAAGTAGAAGGTATGGTTATCGGTGGTCACGGTGATACTACTATGATTCCTTTGACTCGCTTCGCTACTTACAAAGGTATGCCTGTAACTAACTTCATCTCTGAAGAAAAACTGAACGAAGTGGCTGCTGCTACTATGGTAGGTGGTGCTACTCTGACTAAGTTACTGGGCACTTCTGCATGGTATGCACCGGGTGCAGCAGGAGCATTCGTAGTTGAATCTATCCTTCACGACCAAAAGAAGATGATCCCTTGTTCAGTATATCTGGAAGGAGAATACGGTGAATCAGACATTTGCATCGGTGTTCCTGTAATCCTTGGCAAGAACGGTATCGAAAAGATCGTCGAACTGGATCTGAACGCTGACGAAAAAGCTAAGTTCGCTGCCAGCGCAAAAGCTGTTCACGGAACAAACGCTGCTTTGAAAGAAGTAGGTGCTCTGTAA
- a CDS encoding vWA domain-containing protein: protein MEEELLKRWRLILGGDEADGTGVTLNLEEQRIDHSLEAVYDSDRRGGLGSSAPKVSRWLGDIREFFPQTVVQVIQRDAIKRLNLTSLLTEKEMLETVVPDVHLVATLMSLSRVIPEKNKEMARQVVRKVVEELLRKLSAPTQQAVTGALNRSSRRRNPRYNEIDWKTTITKNLKNYQPDYKTIIPEIRIGYGRKRKAMKDIILCLDQSGSMGTSVIYSGIFGSVLASIPAVSTRMVVFDTAVVDLTDDLQDPVDLLFGVQLGGGTDIARALTYCQGVITRPQDTVMVLVTDLYEGGDSREMRKKFVSLVNSGVQLIVLPALNDDGAPSYDKGHAEFLASIGVPTFACTPDKFPDLMAAALSKQDIGMWVSQNVKSE, encoded by the coding sequence ATGGAAGAAGAATTACTGAAAAGGTGGCGTCTGATACTGGGCGGCGATGAGGCTGACGGTACAGGCGTGACATTGAATCTGGAAGAACAGCGGATAGATCATTCTCTGGAAGCTGTATATGATAGTGACAGAAGAGGAGGGCTGGGTTCCTCGGCTCCCAAAGTAAGCCGATGGCTTGGAGATATCCGTGAGTTCTTTCCGCAGACGGTGGTACAAGTGATTCAGCGGGATGCCATAAAACGTCTGAATCTGACCAGTCTGCTTACCGAAAAAGAAATGCTGGAAACGGTCGTCCCCGATGTTCATCTGGTTGCCACCCTGATGTCGTTAAGCCGGGTGATTCCCGAAAAGAATAAGGAGATGGCACGTCAGGTAGTCCGCAAGGTGGTTGAGGAGTTGCTTCGCAAACTGTCGGCTCCTACGCAACAGGCGGTAACCGGTGCTTTGAACCGTTCCAGCCGTCGCAGGAACCCGCGTTACAATGAGATAGATTGGAAAACGACCATTACCAAGAACCTGAAAAACTACCAACCGGACTATAAGACGATTATTCCCGAAATCCGTATTGGCTACGGGCGTAAACGGAAAGCGATGAAAGATATTATCCTGTGTCTGGATCAAAGCGGTTCTATGGGGACGTCGGTCATTTATTCCGGCATATTCGGTTCTGTGTTGGCATCCATTCCGGCGGTATCTACCCGTATGGTGGTTTTTGATACGGCAGTCGTTGATCTGACGGATGATTTGCAAGATCCCGTGGATCTGCTTTTCGGGGTACAGCTCGGGGGAGGAACCGATATAGCCCGTGCGCTGACTTATTGTCAGGGAGTCATTACCCGTCCGCAGGACACGGTGATGGTGTTGGTGACTGACCTTTACGAAGGAGGAGACTCCAGAGAAATGAGAAAGAAATTTGTCTCGTTGGTCAATAGCGGTGTGCAGTTGATTGTCCTTCCGGCGTTGAACGATGACGGTGCTCCGTCCTATGACAAGGGGCATGCTGAGTTTCTCGCTTCCATAGGAGTGCCGACATTTGCCTGTACTCCGGATAAGTTTCCGGACCTTATGGCGGCTGCTTTGAGTAAACAGGACATTGGAATGTGGGTTTCTCAGAATGTAAAGAGTGAATGA
- a CDS encoding DJ-1 family glyoxalase III has product MGTVYAFFADGFEEIEAFTAVDTLRRAGLNVEIVSVTPDEIVMGAHDVSLLCDINFDNCDFFDADLLLLPGGMPGAATLDKHEGLRKLLLDFAAKGKPIAAICAAPMVLGKLGLLKGRKATCYPSFEQYLEGAECVSEPVVRDGNIITGMGPGAAMEFALAIVDLLVGKDKVDELVEAMCVKR; this is encoded by the coding sequence ATGGGAACTGTATATGCTTTTTTTGCAGATGGCTTTGAAGAAATAGAAGCCTTTACTGCTGTCGACACTTTGAGACGTGCCGGACTGAATGTAGAAATCGTATCTGTCACTCCGGATGAAATTGTAATGGGCGCTCACGATGTGTCATTGCTCTGTGATATAAACTTTGATAACTGCGATTTTTTTGATGCCGATCTGCTGTTGTTGCCGGGAGGAATGCCGGGAGCAGCTACGCTCGACAAGCATGAAGGACTGCGTAAACTGCTTCTTGACTTTGCTGCCAAAGGAAAACCGATCGCAGCGATCTGCGCGGCTCCGATGGTATTGGGCAAATTAGGTTTGCTGAAAGGCCGGAAAGCCACTTGTTATCCCAGCTTCGAGCAATACCTGGAAGGTGCGGAATGTGTCAGTGAACCCGTAGTTCGGGACGGAAATATCATCACAGGTATGGGACCGGGCGCTGCTATGGAATTTGCTTTGGCCATCGTAGATCTGTTGGTCGGCAAAGATAAAGTAGACGAACTGGTAGAAGCGATGTGCGTAAAACGCTAA
- a CDS encoding TonB family protein translates to MDDRRKKGEFVGALGALLVHVAVIALLILVSFTVPQPDEDAGGVPVMLGNVESARGFDDPSLVDVDILPEEPEAPAPAETQPELPSEQDLLTQTEEETVVLKPKTEPKKETVKPKEVVKPKEPVKKPEKTEAEKAAEAKRLAEEKAERERKAAEEAAKKKVANAFGKGAQMGGSKGTSASGTGTEGSKDGNSSTGAKTGTGGYGTFDLGGRSLGTGSLPKPAYNVPEEGRVVVNITVNPAGVVIGTSINPQTNTVNSTLRKAAEDAAKKARFNTVEGPNNQTGTITYYFNLR, encoded by the coding sequence ATGGACGACAGAAGAAAAAAGGGTGAATTCGTCGGCGCGCTGGGTGCACTGTTGGTACACGTGGCAGTGATAGCTCTTTTGATTCTGGTGAGCTTTACGGTTCCCCAGCCGGATGAAGACGCAGGCGGCGTACCTGTGATGCTGGGAAATGTGGAGTCTGCCCGAGGCTTTGACGACCCTTCGCTGGTGGACGTGGATATACTGCCCGAAGAACCGGAAGCACCTGCACCTGCGGAAACGCAGCCGGAACTGCCCTCGGAACAGGATCTGCTGACACAGACCGAAGAAGAAACGGTAGTGCTGAAACCGAAAACGGAACCTAAAAAGGAGACCGTGAAACCCAAAGAGGTAGTGAAGCCCAAAGAACCGGTGAAGAAACCCGAAAAGACAGAGGCGGAGAAAGCTGCCGAAGCGAAACGTCTTGCCGAAGAAAAAGCGGAACGTGAACGGAAAGCCGCCGAAGAAGCTGCGAAGAAAAAGGTTGCCAACGCTTTCGGAAAGGGAGCGCAGATGGGAGGCAGCAAAGGTACTTCCGCCAGCGGCACGGGAACAGAAGGCAGCAAGGACGGCAATTCATCCACCGGAGCGAAGACCGGAACCGGAGGTTACGGAACATTTGACCTCGGCGGACGTTCTTTAGGTACGGGCAGTCTGCCAAAGCCTGCCTATAATGTGCCCGAAGAAGGACGTGTGGTAGTCAATATCACCGTGAATCCGGCGGGAGTAGTCATTGGAACCAGTATCAATCCTCAAACGAACACCGTGAACTCCACCCTGCGGAAGGCAGCGGAAGACGCGGCGAAGAAGGCTCGCTTCAACACCGTGGAAGGACCGAACAACCAGACTGGAACCATCACTTATTATTTTAACCTGAGATAG
- a CDS encoding pyridoxine 5'-phosphate synthase, protein MTKLSVNINKVATLRNARGGDTPNVVKVALDCEAFGADGITVHPRPDERHIRRADVYDLRPLLRTEFNIEGYPSPEFIDLVLKVKPHQVTLVPDDPSQITSNSGWDTKANLEFLSEVLDQFNSAGIRTSVFVAADPEMVEYAAKAGADRVELYTEPYATAYPKNPEAAVAPFVEAAKTARKLGIGLNAGHDLSLVNLNYFYKNIPWVDEVSIGHALISDALYLGLERTIQEYKNCLR, encoded by the coding sequence ATGACTAAATTAAGTGTAAACATAAACAAGGTTGCTACATTGAGAAATGCACGCGGAGGGGATACCCCCAATGTGGTGAAGGTAGCACTTGATTGTGAAGCTTTCGGGGCTGACGGTATTACTGTTCATCCCCGTCCCGACGAACGCCACATCCGCCGGGCAGATGTATATGATCTGCGTCCGTTGTTGCGGACTGAATTCAATATCGAGGGCTACCCGTCGCCGGAGTTTATAGACCTGGTATTGAAAGTGAAACCTCATCAGGTGACGCTGGTTCCTGACGATCCTTCGCAGATTACTTCCAACTCCGGTTGGGATACAAAAGCAAATCTGGAATTTCTGTCGGAAGTTCTCGATCAGTTCAACAGCGCAGGCATCCGTACTTCCGTCTTTGTTGCCGCCGATCCGGAGATGGTGGAATATGCGGCAAAAGCAGGTGCCGACCGTGTGGAACTTTATACGGAACCCTATGCTACGGCATATCCGAAGAATCCGGAAGCGGCTGTTGCCCCATTTGTGGAAGCAGCCAAAACAGCCCGCAAACTGGGTATCGGCTTGAACGCCGGACACGACTTGAGTCTTGTGAATTTAAACTATTTCTATAAAAACATTCCTTGGGTGGACGAAGTATCCATAGGTCATGCCTTGATCAGCGACGCATTGTATCTGGGACTGGAACGTACTATTCAGGAATATAAAAACTGTCTACGCTAA
- a CDS encoding NAD kinase, translating into MPILQPKLMKQLMKFAIFGNTYQPKKSLHALRLFELLKKQGAEICMCREFYQFLTADLKMEVPVDALLEGNDFTADMVISIGGDGTFLKAARRVGRKQIPILGINTGRLGFLADVSPEEMEVTFEEIQAGRYSVEERSVLQLICNDRNLQESPYALNEIAVLKRDSSSMISIRTAINGAYLNTYQADGLVIATPTGSTAYSLSVGGPIIVPHSNTIAITPVAPHSLNVRPIVIRDDWEITLDVESRSHNFLVAIDGSSETCKETTQLTIRRADYSIKVVKRFNHIFFDTLRSKMMWGADGRR; encoded by the coding sequence ATGCCAATTTTGCAACCGAAACTAATGAAACAGCTTATGAAATTTGCCATTTTCGGAAATACGTATCAGCCTAAAAAGTCTTTGCATGCACTCAGACTGTTCGAGCTTCTCAAGAAGCAGGGAGCGGAAATCTGTATGTGCCGGGAGTTTTACCAGTTCCTGACGGCAGATTTAAAAATGGAAGTGCCTGTCGACGCCCTGCTCGAAGGCAACGACTTCACAGCCGATATGGTTATCAGCATCGGAGGTGACGGCACATTTCTGAAAGCTGCCCGCCGGGTGGGTAGAAAACAAATCCCCATTCTAGGCATCAACACAGGGCGGCTGGGATTTCTTGCCGATGTTTCACCCGAAGAGATGGAGGTGACTTTCGAAGAGATTCAGGCTGGCAGATACAGTGTGGAGGAACGAAGTGTATTGCAGCTTATCTGCAATGACAGAAATCTCCAGGAGTCGCCTTATGCCCTCAACGAAATTGCGGTGCTCAAGCGGGACAGTTCTTCCATGATCAGCATCCGCACTGCGATCAACGGTGCTTATCTGAATACTTATCAGGCAGACGGACTGGTGATTGCCACTCCTACCGGTTCTACTGCGTATTCATTAAGCGTAGGCGGCCCGATCATCGTTCCTCATTCCAATACGATCGCCATTACCCCGGTAGCTCCGCACAGCCTCAACGTCCGTCCTATCGTCATTCGTGACGACTGGGAAATCACGCTGGACGTGGAAAGCCGCAGCCATAACTTCCTCGTTGCCATCGACGGCAGCAGCGAAACGTGCAAGGAGACAACTCAGCTGACCATTCGCCGGGCAGACTACAGTATAAAAGTAGTGAAACGGTTCAATCATATTTTCTTCGATACCCTCCGCAGCAAGATGATGTGGGGAGCGGACGGAAGGCGCTGA